A part of Liolophura sinensis isolate JHLJ2023 chromosome 1, CUHK_Ljap_v2, whole genome shotgun sequence genomic DNA contains:
- the LOC135470142 gene encoding uncharacterized protein LOC135470142 has protein sequence MLAGQKEIKMVLFTLTLVRHGETVANRRSIIQGQQDTPLSETGEQQARLVGGRLKDESFTHVFTSDLSRAAKTAQVIVESNRVSRCELVYDPRLRERKFGNVEGKTYKDLVAAARKSNTAPADFNPKGSENIKQLRDRAVSFFKDLCEKLKSYSATEEADYVPGSIKRRIESEAESCAARESASHPARLLHPTSTYAPMNKVVSPSGLMEDDIEESQVKRPRHTSADMDSDAGETMFPMEMSRAGAQAGEGQADTSSHSDTSQSVIARSNSSSSSGYASLPENPELQDCDLEQLSPGSEREQAAAAAAAASRESTPCDIDSLFHPIVASDAEIKSQVSPKSRDVARHDCPNVSLSPLLEHRLSSISSISSGRNSSFDDGDGLALSAADVLVVSHGGFMKELIRHFIEDLGCKVPGGKGHALRVSPNTGLSKFTVTAEEDNGRPVITCLVIHDKDHLLNMMVPQEDLAI, from the exons ATGCTGGCTGGACAAAAGGAGATCAAAATGGTGCTGTTTACCTTAACTCTCGTCCGACA TGGTGAAACAGTTGCCAACAGAAGAAGTATTAtccaag GACAACAGGATACTCCCTTGTCAGAGACGGGAGAACAACAGGCACGCCTTGTTGGTGGAAGGTTGAAGGACGAGAGCTTCACCCATGTTTTCACAAGTGACCTCAGCAGAGCGGCTAAG ACTGCTCAGGTGATTGTGGAGTCAAATCGAGTCAGCCGTTGTGAGTTGGTGTATGATCCTCGTCTCAGGGAAAGG aaatttgGAAATGTGGAAGGGAAAACGTACAAAGATTTGGTTGCAGCTGCAAGGAAGAGTAACACTGCACCTGCAGATTTCAACCCTAAAGGATCTGAAAACATTAAACAG CTGAGAGACAGGGCTGTTTCGTTCTTCAAGGACCTATGTGAAAAGTTGAAGAGCTATAGTGCTACAGAAGAAGCAGACTATGTGCCCGGTTCAATCAAGCGTCGCATCGAGTCCGAGGCAGAGAGCTGCGCCGCGAGGGAGTCTGCAAGTCACCCGGCTCGTCTACTCCACCCAACCTCTACCTACGCCCCCATGAACAAAGTGGTGAGCCCCTCAGGGCTGATGGAAGATGACATTGAGGAGAGTCAGGTGAAACGGCCGCGCCACACCAGCGCGGACATGGACAGTGACGCGGGGGAGACCATGTTCCCCATGGAGATGTCACGAGCTGGTGCGCAGGCAGGGGAAGGCCAGGCTGACACATCCAGTCACTCCGATACGTCTCAGTCAGTGATCGCGCGCTCTAACTCCAGTAGTTCCTCCGGCTACGCAAGTCTCCCTGAGAATCCTGAACTGCAGGACTGTGATCTGGAGCAGCTGTCCCCAGGCAGTGAGCGTGAACAGGCTGCAGCTGCAGCTGCAGCCGCCTCAAGGGAGAGTACTCCATGTGATATTGACTCCCTCTTTCACCCAATTGTGGCAAGTGATGCAGAAATCAAAAGTCAAGTTTCGCCAAAGTCCCGTGACGTGGCCAGGCATGACTGTCCAAATGTGTCGTTATCTCCCTTGCTAGAACACAGGCTGTCCAGCATATCCAGTATTAGCTCCGGTCGCAACAGTAGCTTTGACGATGGGGACGGGCTGGCGTTGTCAGCAGCCGATGTTCTGGTTGTCAGTCACGGCGGCTTCATGAAAGAACTGATCCGCCATTTCATAGAGGACCTGGGCTGTAAGGTGCCCGGGGGCAAAGGTCACGCATTACGGGTGTCACCCAACACGGGTCTGTCCAAGTTCACAGTGACCGCCGAGGAAGACAACGGCCGTCCTGTGATCACTTGCCTGGT